One genomic region from Streptomyces sp. NBC_00457 encodes:
- a CDS encoding N-acetylmuramoyl-L-alanine amidase, translated as MERARPLPTRRRLLKGAALAAVPYALLPDARAGARVQAVDHPSAAWQPATSSNYTAAEPATGRVVDRVIIHVTQATFTTTLSIFQNPKKEVSAHYVVRSADGHVAQCVRESDIAWHAGNWEYNTNSIGIEHEGWVDRPAYFTDVMYEESAALTAAICTRHGIPRDRAHIIGHHEVPGTDHTDPGPNWDWARYLRLVERA; from the coding sequence ATGGAACGGGCAAGACCGCTCCCCACGCGACGCCGGCTGCTGAAGGGCGCCGCCCTGGCCGCCGTACCGTACGCGCTGCTCCCCGACGCGCGGGCCGGAGCGCGCGTCCAGGCCGTCGACCACCCGTCGGCCGCGTGGCAGCCGGCGACCAGCTCCAACTACACGGCTGCGGAACCAGCTACGGGTCGAGTGGTCGACCGCGTGATCATCCATGTCACGCAGGCGACCTTCACCACCACCCTGTCCATCTTCCAGAACCCGAAGAAGGAGGTGTCGGCGCACTACGTCGTCCGCTCGGCCGACGGTCATGTGGCGCAGTGCGTCCGGGAGTCCGACATCGCCTGGCACGCGGGGAACTGGGAGTACAACACGAACAGCATCGGCATCGAGCACGAGGGCTGGGTGGACCGGCCCGCCTACTTCACCGACGTGATGTACGAGGAGTCGGCCGCACTCACCGCGGCGATCTGCACCAGACACGGCATCCCGAGGGACCGCGCGCACATCATCGGGCACCACGAGGTGCCGGGCACGGACCACACCGATCCCGGACCGAACTGGGACTGGGCTCGCTATCTGAGACTGGTCGAACGAGCCTGA
- a CDS encoding acetamidase/formamidase family protein, with protein MSDPRILTVRPEPGEYAWTFGGVPPVARIAPGTVLDLYTEDCFAGRVRSEKDLVSQVCEFPFLNPQTGPFHVEGAEPGDTVAVHFVSIEPARDWAASTTVPLFGALTSTHTTATLQPPLPETVWIWQLDRTRRTALFRAHDSDIEAELPLDPMHGTVGVAPANLEVRSALVPDAHGGNMDTPEMRAGVTCYLGVNVEGALLSLGDGHARQGEGETCGVAVECAMNTVVVVELLKGLATPWPRIESDTHIISTGSARPLEDAFRISHLDLVRWLVRDYGFSELDAYQFATQCVESPLANVCDTNYTCVAKLRKQWLPARETHRGVHARLRETAGTLRN; from the coding sequence ATGAGCGACCCCCGGATTCTGACCGTGCGCCCCGAACCGGGCGAGTACGCCTGGACGTTCGGCGGAGTGCCACCCGTGGCCCGGATCGCGCCGGGCACGGTCCTCGATCTCTACACGGAGGACTGCTTCGCCGGACGCGTGCGGTCCGAGAAGGACCTGGTGTCACAGGTGTGCGAGTTCCCGTTCCTCAACCCGCAGACCGGCCCCTTCCACGTCGAGGGCGCGGAGCCGGGCGACACCGTCGCCGTGCACTTCGTGTCGATCGAACCGGCCCGGGACTGGGCCGCGTCGACCACGGTCCCGCTGTTCGGCGCGCTCACCTCGACGCACACCACGGCCACGTTGCAGCCGCCGCTTCCGGAGACGGTCTGGATCTGGCAGCTCGACCGCACCCGCCGTACGGCCCTGTTCCGGGCGCACGACAGCGACATCGAGGCCGAGCTGCCCCTCGACCCGATGCACGGCACCGTGGGCGTGGCTCCCGCCAACCTGGAAGTGCGCTCGGCCCTGGTGCCCGACGCGCACGGCGGCAACATGGACACACCCGAGATGCGGGCCGGCGTCACCTGCTACCTCGGGGTGAACGTCGAGGGCGCTCTGCTCAGCCTCGGAGACGGCCACGCCCGGCAGGGCGAGGGCGAGACCTGCGGAGTCGCCGTCGAGTGCGCGATGAACACGGTGGTGGTCGTCGAGCTGCTCAAGGGACTCGCCACGCCCTGGCCGCGCATCGAGTCGGATACCCACATCATCTCGACGGGCTCGGCGCGCCCGCTGGAGGACGCGTTCCGGATATCCCATCTCGACCTGGTGCGGTGGCTGGTGCGCGACTACGGCTTCAGTGAGCTGGACGCGTACCAATTCGCGACCCAGTGCGTCGAGTCGCCGTTGGCCAATGTGTGCGACACCAACTACACCTGCGTGGCCAAGCTCCGCAAGCAGTGGCTGCCCGCGCGCGAGACTCATCGCGGCGTGCATGCTCGGCTGCGGGAGACGGCAGGGACCCTGCGGAACTGA
- a CDS encoding ROK family transcriptional regulator, protein MTAPLHEARPGGTGRALPDTQQGMRRRNLARVMHTVSAEGPLSRAAVASRIGLTRAAVSTLVDELIRSGLLEELGPERPGRVGRPGSALAVSRHGPAGIGAEVGVDHLAVCAVDLRGDVRARAVRYGTNRGRSPRPVIEELTELVGRIVAEAELEGLWPAGLAVAVPGLVARDARTVVRAPNLDWHDTDLGALLPAHLPLTVDNEANFGALAELRLGEGTPSDFLHVSAEIGIGAAVVVDGRLLRGTRGFAGELGHVPVRPDGPACPCGGRGCLEQYAGEEAVLRAAGLELGEDRVGLLAGRAADGDPDVRRALRDAGEALGIALTGAVNLLDPEGVVLGGALAGLAPWLLPSLEAELARRTAGPACPVAVSRLGPEGPLLGAAHSVVRAVLDDPAAVAERA, encoded by the coding sequence ATGACCGCACCGCTGCACGAGGCCCGCCCGGGAGGAACCGGGCGCGCGCTGCCCGACACACAACAGGGCATGCGCCGGCGCAACCTCGCCCGGGTGATGCACACCGTCAGTGCCGAGGGGCCGCTCTCCCGTGCCGCCGTCGCCTCGCGCATCGGGCTGACCCGTGCCGCGGTGTCGACCCTCGTCGACGAGCTGATCCGCTCGGGCCTGCTGGAGGAGCTGGGCCCCGAGCGGCCCGGCCGGGTGGGACGGCCCGGCTCGGCGCTCGCCGTCAGCCGACACGGGCCGGCGGGGATCGGCGCGGAGGTCGGCGTGGATCACCTCGCGGTGTGCGCGGTCGATCTGCGCGGAGACGTGCGGGCACGGGCCGTGCGGTACGGCACCAACCGGGGGCGCTCGCCCCGACCGGTGATCGAGGAGCTCACTGAGCTGGTGGGCCGGATCGTCGCCGAGGCCGAGCTCGAGGGCCTGTGGCCGGCCGGGCTCGCCGTGGCCGTACCGGGCCTGGTGGCGCGCGACGCGCGAACGGTCGTACGCGCCCCGAACCTCGACTGGCACGACACCGACCTCGGCGCCCTGCTGCCCGCGCATCTCCCGCTGACCGTCGACAACGAGGCCAACTTCGGCGCGCTCGCCGAACTCCGGCTCGGCGAGGGCACCCCGAGCGACTTCCTGCATGTGTCCGCCGAGATCGGCATCGGCGCGGCGGTCGTCGTGGACGGGCGACTGCTGCGCGGGACACGGGGTTTCGCGGGCGAGCTGGGGCATGTGCCGGTCCGTCCGGACGGGCCTGCGTGTCCGTGCGGGGGCCGCGGGTGTCTGGAGCAGTACGCCGGTGAGGAGGCGGTGCTGCGAGCGGCCGGTCTGGAGCTGGGCGAGGACCGCGTCGGGCTGCTCGCGGGGCGCGCCGCGGACGGTGACCCGGACGTACGACGTGCGCTGCGCGACGCGGGAGAGGCGCTCGGCATCGCGCTGACCGGGGCCGTCAATCTGCTGGACCCCGAGGGCGTGGTGCTGGGCGGCGCGCTGGCCGGGCTCGCGCCGTGGCTGCTGCCCTCGCTGGAAGCCGAGTTGGCACGCCGGACAGCGGGGCCCGCATGTCCGGTGGCCGTGTCGCGACTGGGTCCGGAGGGGCCGTTGCTGGGTGCCGCACACTCGGTCGTCCGGGCGGTGCTCGACGATCCGGCGGCCGTGGCCGAACGCGCCTGA
- the xylB gene encoding xylulokinase, which translates to MSAAEGPLVVGVDTSTQSTKALVVDASTGEVVASGQAPHTVSSGAGRESDPRQWWDALCEALRQCGDAAHEAAAVSIGGQQHGLVTLDAQGDPVRPALLWNDVRSAPQARRLTEELGGTKFWAERTGLVPAPSFTVTKWAWLAEHEPDAVRATKAVRLPHDYLTERLTGQGTTDRGDASGTGWWASGSEAYDEEILAHVGLDPALLPRVVRPGEVAGTVRDSHDLPFSKGTLVAPGTGDNAAAALGLGLRPGTPVLSLGTSGTVYAVSKRRPTDPTGTVAGFADAHGDWLPLACTLNCTLAVDRVASLLGLDREAVEPATGITLLPYLDGERTPALPHASGLLHGLRHDTTAGQLLQAAYDGAVHALLGALDLVLDEDADRSAPLLLIGGGARGTAWQQTVRRLSGRPVQVPEAKELVALGAAAQAAGLLTGEDPAAVARRWRTAEGPVLDAVERDEATLARISGVLSDAAPLLERSAENH; encoded by the coding sequence ATGTCAGCAGCCGAGGGTCCGCTCGTCGTCGGCGTGGACACGTCCACCCAGTCCACCAAGGCACTGGTCGTCGACGCGTCCACCGGTGAGGTCGTCGCGAGCGGTCAGGCGCCGCACACCGTGTCCTCCGGGGCGGGCCGGGAGAGCGATCCGCGCCAATGGTGGGACGCCCTGTGCGAGGCCCTGCGCCAGTGCGGTGACGCGGCGCACGAGGCCGCGGCGGTGTCGATCGGCGGCCAGCAGCACGGGCTCGTCACGCTGGACGCCCAGGGCGACCCGGTACGCCCCGCCCTGCTGTGGAACGACGTGCGCTCGGCGCCCCAGGCGCGTCGGCTGACCGAGGAGCTGGGCGGCACGAAGTTCTGGGCCGAGCGCACCGGGCTCGTCCCCGCACCGTCCTTCACGGTCACGAAGTGGGCCTGGCTGGCCGAGCACGAGCCGGACGCGGTCCGCGCCACCAAGGCCGTACGCCTCCCCCACGACTACCTCACCGAACGCCTCACCGGGCAGGGCACGACCGACCGCGGTGACGCGTCCGGGACGGGCTGGTGGGCGTCCGGGTCCGAGGCGTACGACGAGGAGATCCTTGCGCACGTCGGGCTTGACCCGGCCCTCCTGCCCCGCGTGGTGCGGCCCGGCGAGGTCGCGGGCACCGTGCGCGACAGCCATGACCTGCCCTTCTCCAAGGGCACCCTGGTCGCCCCGGGCACCGGCGACAACGCCGCCGCCGCGCTGGGCCTCGGGCTGCGTCCCGGCACCCCGGTGCTGAGCCTTGGCACCTCGGGCACGGTGTACGCGGTGTCGAAGCGACGCCCCACCGACCCGACCGGAACCGTGGCCGGCTTCGCCGACGCGCACGGCGACTGGCTGCCGCTGGCCTGCACCCTGAACTGCACGCTCGCCGTCGACCGCGTCGCCTCCCTGCTGGGCCTCGACCGCGAGGCCGTGGAGCCCGCCACCGGCATCACCCTGCTGCCCTACCTGGACGGCGAACGCACACCCGCCCTCCCCCACGCCTCCGGCCTGCTGCACGGCCTGCGCCATGACACCACCGCGGGCCAGCTCCTCCAGGCCGCCTACGACGGCGCCGTCCACGCGCTGCTGGGCGCGCTCGACCTAGTCCTCGATGAGGACGCGGACCGTTCGGCCCCACTGCTGCTGATCGGCGGCGGCGCCCGGGGCACGGCATGGCAGCAGACCGTACGGCGGCTGTCGGGCCGCCCCGTGCAGGTGCCCGAGGCCAAGGAACTGGTCGCGCTCGGCGCCGCCGCGCAGGCGGCCGGCCTGCTGACCGGCGAGGATCCGGCCGCGGTGGCCCGGCGCTGGCGTACCGCCGAGGGTCCGGTACTGGACGCGGTGGAGCGGGACGAGGCGACCCTGGCCAGGATCTCCGGGGTACTCTCCGACGCGGCCCCGCTGCTCGAGCGGAGCGCGGAGAACCACTGA
- the xylA gene encoding xylose isomerase — protein sequence MNYQPTPEDRFTFGLWTVGWQGRDPFGDATRRALDPVESVQRLAELGAYGVTFHDDDLIPFGSSDTERESHIKRFRQALDTTGMTVPMATTNLFTHPVFKDGAFTANDRDVRRYALRKTIRNVDLAVELGAKIYVAWGGREGAESGAAKDVRVALDRMKEAFDLLGEYVTSQGYDLKFAIEPKPNEPRGDILLPTVGHALAFIERLERPELYGVNPEVGHEQMAGLNFPHGIAQALWAGKLFHIDLNGQSGIKYDQDLRFGAGDLRAAFWLVDLLESAGYAGPRHFDFKPPRTEDLDGVWASAAGCMRNYLILKERAAAFRADPEVQEALRASRLDELAQPTAADGLQALLADRSAFEEFDVEATAARGMAFERLDQLAMDHLLGARG from the coding sequence ATGAACTACCAGCCCACCCCCGAGGACAGGTTCACCTTCGGCCTGTGGACCGTCGGCTGGCAGGGAAGGGACCCGTTCGGCGACGCCACGCGGCGCGCCCTCGACCCGGTCGAGTCGGTGCAGCGCCTGGCCGAGCTCGGCGCCTACGGAGTGACCTTCCACGACGACGACCTGATCCCCTTCGGGTCCTCGGACACCGAGCGCGAGTCCCACATCAAGCGCTTCCGTCAGGCGCTCGACACGACCGGCATGACCGTGCCGATGGCCACGACGAACCTCTTCACGCACCCCGTCTTCAAGGACGGCGCCTTCACGGCGAACGACCGTGACGTGCGGCGCTACGCCCTGCGCAAGACGATCCGCAACGTCGACCTGGCGGTAGAGCTCGGGGCCAAGATTTACGTCGCCTGGGGCGGCCGGGAGGGTGCCGAGTCCGGCGCCGCCAAGGACGTACGCGTCGCTCTGGACCGTATGAAGGAGGCGTTCGACCTCCTCGGCGAGTACGTCACCTCCCAGGGCTACGACCTCAAGTTCGCGATTGAGCCCAAGCCGAACGAGCCGCGCGGCGACATTCTGCTGCCCACCGTCGGCCACGCCCTGGCGTTCATCGAGCGCCTGGAGCGCCCCGAGCTGTACGGCGTGAACCCCGAGGTCGGCCATGAGCAGATGGCCGGGCTGAACTTCCCGCACGGCATCGCGCAGGCCCTGTGGGCGGGCAAGCTCTTCCACATCGACCTCAACGGCCAGTCCGGCATCAAGTACGACCAGGACCTGCGCTTCGGCGCCGGCGATCTGCGCGCCGCGTTCTGGCTGGTCGACCTCCTGGAGAGCGCCGGTTACGCCGGACCCCGCCACTTCGACTTCAAGCCGCCGCGGACCGAGGACCTGGACGGCGTGTGGGCGTCGGCCGCGGGCTGCATGCGCAACTACCTCATCCTGAAGGAGCGTGCGGCCGCCTTCCGTGCCGACCCGGAGGTCCAGGAGGCTCTGCGCGCCTCGCGACTGGACGAGCTGGCGCAGCCCACGGCTGCGGACGGTCTGCAGGCGCTGCTTGCCGACCGCTCGGCCTTCGAGGAGTTCGACGTGGAGGCGACCGCCGCGCGCGGGATGGCCTTCGAGCGGCTCGACCAGCTGGCCATGGACCATCTGCTGGGGGCGCGCGGCTGA
- a CDS encoding esterase-like activity of phytase family protein yields MSPYATGRRRVHRSLAVGVPLAVVAAALVAAGPASGSTTTAPYVTRTATLGDIPLGTFSNALLPGTVADDRGVDLGGIGSDIYPAGRKGEFWTVTDRGPNGQIKVDGTKRRTFPVLGFDPAIVKIRVSGDTVKVLDAIPITTSSGKPVTGLPNQKGRDEAPYSYDARTPLTYNANGLDTEGVVRAGDGSFWLVDEYGPSLVHVSARGKVLARYVPEGLNLTGSDYPVVEALPSVLLHRKINRGFEGLAQLPGGDLVMAVQSPLSLPDGDAGDASRTTRLLRFSPKKEAVTAEYAYRFDPVNVVDPSEDDTSELKISSVVAVGRDRLLVEERTDKAARLQIVHLGRKANILGGPWDDDTTSPSLEQLDDPAASGVPVLAKRLVVDLGTVDGVPGKIEGVARVDRDTLALINDNDFGMTDGTGAFDANGRLVDSGVETTVTYVRLPRGI; encoded by the coding sequence ATGTCCCCGTACGCCACCGGCCGGCGCCGCGTCCACCGTTCCCTCGCAGTGGGTGTGCCGCTGGCGGTGGTGGCCGCCGCGCTGGTGGCGGCAGGGCCGGCCTCGGGGTCGACGACCACGGCCCCGTACGTCACCCGTACGGCCACGCTCGGCGACATCCCGCTCGGCACGTTCAGCAACGCGCTGCTGCCGGGCACGGTGGCCGACGACCGGGGCGTGGACCTCGGTGGCATCGGCAGTGACATCTATCCGGCAGGCCGCAAGGGCGAGTTCTGGACGGTCACCGACCGCGGGCCCAACGGCCAGATCAAGGTGGACGGGACCAAGCGCCGCACCTTCCCCGTGCTCGGCTTCGACCCGGCGATCGTGAAGATCCGGGTTTCCGGTGACACCGTGAAGGTGCTGGACGCGATCCCGATCACCACCTCCTCCGGGAAGCCGGTCACCGGCCTGCCGAACCAGAAGGGGCGCGACGAGGCGCCGTACTCCTATGACGCGCGGACGCCCCTGACGTACAACGCGAACGGGCTGGACACCGAGGGCGTCGTGCGGGCCGGGGACGGGAGTTTCTGGCTCGTCGACGAGTACGGGCCCTCCCTGGTGCATGTCTCCGCGCGCGGGAAGGTGCTGGCGCGCTATGTGCCCGAGGGGCTGAACCTCACGGGCTCGGACTACCCCGTCGTGGAGGCGCTGCCGTCCGTCCTGCTGCACCGGAAGATCAACCGGGGCTTCGAGGGACTCGCCCAACTGCCCGGCGGTGACCTGGTGATGGCCGTGCAGAGTCCGCTGTCCCTCCCCGACGGGGACGCGGGGGATGCCTCGCGCACCACGCGGCTGCTGCGCTTCTCGCCGAAGAAGGAGGCGGTCACCGCCGAGTACGCGTACCGCTTCGACCCGGTGAACGTGGTGGACCCGAGCGAGGACGACACCTCGGAGCTGAAGATCTCTTCCGTGGTCGCCGTGGGCCGGGACCGGCTGCTCGTCGAGGAGCGCACGGACAAGGCCGCGCGGCTGCAGATCGTGCACCTGGGACGCAAGGCGAACATCCTCGGCGGCCCCTGGGACGACGACACGACCTCCCCGTCGCTGGAGCAGCTCGACGACCCGGCGGCCTCTGGTGTGCCCGTCCTGGCCAAGCGCCTGGTCGTCGACCTGGGCACGGTCGACGGCGTGCCCGGGAAGATCGAGGGCGTCGCGCGCGTGGATCGCGACACCCTCGCTCTGATCAACGACAACGACTTCGGCATGACGGACGGCACCGGCGCGTTCGACGCGAACGGCCGGCTCGTGGACAGCGGCGTCGAGACGACCGTGACGTACGTGCGGCTGCCGCGCGGGATCTGA
- a CDS encoding GNAT family N-acetyltransferase yields the protein MKYFGQDILTVADQLSEAYAEVFGAPPWETREPEATRVEFRERLEKDALRPGFRAVLAFSDTGEVDGFATGWITQAPFRTDRAYPKVTRRLGADRVNQLLVGALEIDELGVRARARGGGLGQRLLSALTATAPDGRAWLLTWNQARDAVAFYRRIGWQELEPVPGDKTDVVVFLSTSVRRPAFT from the coding sequence ATGAAGTATTTCGGCCAGGACATACTCACCGTCGCCGACCAGCTCTCCGAGGCGTACGCGGAGGTCTTCGGGGCGCCTCCGTGGGAGACCCGGGAGCCGGAGGCGACCAGGGTGGAGTTCCGGGAGCGACTGGAGAAGGACGCGCTTCGCCCCGGATTCCGTGCCGTACTGGCGTTCTCCGACACCGGTGAGGTCGACGGCTTCGCCACGGGGTGGATCACCCAGGCCCCGTTCCGCACCGACCGCGCCTATCCGAAGGTGACCCGACGGCTCGGCGCGGACCGGGTGAACCAACTGCTGGTGGGCGCCTTGGAGATCGACGAACTGGGAGTGCGGGCACGCGCGCGTGGCGGCGGTCTCGGGCAACGGCTCCTGTCCGCGCTCACCGCCACCGCACCTGACGGCAGGGCCTGGTTGCTGACCTGGAATCAGGCGCGCGACGCCGTGGCGTTCTACCGCCGCATCGGCTGGCAGGAGCTCGAACCGGTACCGGGCGACAAGACGGACGTCGTGGTGTTCCTCTCGACGAGCGTCCGCCGCCCCGCGTTCACCTGA
- a CDS encoding HelD family protein, with amino-acid sequence MSTVYEVLSERLAEARTRLADVLKTPAESASEAHEREVAAERLAKEIGRLEGAENGLVFGRIDSTDGTALHIGRLGLQTDEDDLPLLVDWRANAARPFYEATPAHPMNLRRRRHLRLEERKVVAVSDELLDGSTATAEDVVGDGPLMEALSARRTGRMQAAVATLQAEQDEIVRSAHRGVSVVQGGPGTGKTVVALHRAAYVLYAFPRAAQQGVLIVGPNARFLDYISQVLPSLGENDIVLATCQELAGVFPDTAETLDVARLKGSSILADALAELVRRHQAPDGSFTVLIGHESVCLHDDVVATARNTAVATGVGHNPARRVFKKLLVDAITDALERSTGDILEQIDAEVTLLTGTDLDRVAAADLRRLGYDAAAATGPADEFDADAVRAALLDDDHVDRAIEELWPRLVPSDLVRALLTNPDTLAEHLPQLTDDERSSLLRHADDSWTDADVPLLDEAASLIDGPPQRTYGHVVVDEAQELTAMQWRMIVRRCPGKAMTLVGDFAQAGPVATAHGWTEALSPHVGSRFNLHTLTISYRTTQEILETTRDLLVRIAPDQTPTRSLRRGEPPRTVPTRPDELATTLVQELRTQTEAYPGELIGVICADTRLHQLTAAGIAEHARIVPASDARGLEFDEVVVVSPGEISTARPGGEKDLYVALTRATKRLCTISVQPV; translated from the coding sequence GTGTCCACTGTGTACGAGGTGCTCTCCGAGCGGCTGGCCGAGGCACGGACACGTTTGGCAGATGTACTCAAGACCCCGGCCGAGAGTGCGAGCGAGGCGCACGAGCGAGAGGTCGCCGCTGAGCGGCTGGCGAAGGAGATCGGCCGGCTGGAGGGAGCCGAGAACGGACTGGTCTTCGGCCGGATCGACTCGACGGACGGTACCGCCCTGCATATTGGGCGGCTCGGCCTGCAAACGGACGAAGACGACCTGCCTCTGCTGGTGGACTGGCGAGCGAACGCGGCGCGGCCCTTCTACGAAGCGACACCGGCTCACCCGATGAACCTGCGGCGCCGCCGGCACCTGCGCCTGGAGGAGCGCAAGGTGGTCGCGGTGAGCGACGAGTTGCTGGACGGCTCCACTGCGACCGCTGAGGATGTCGTGGGCGACGGCCCTCTGATGGAGGCCCTTTCGGCGCGGCGCACGGGCCGGATGCAGGCGGCGGTCGCGACGCTGCAGGCCGAGCAGGACGAGATCGTGCGCTCCGCGCACCGCGGGGTGTCAGTGGTCCAAGGCGGCCCCGGAACCGGCAAGACGGTGGTTGCCCTGCACCGGGCGGCCTATGTCCTGTACGCGTTCCCGCGCGCGGCGCAGCAGGGTGTGCTGATCGTCGGTCCGAACGCGCGGTTCCTCGACTACATCTCCCAGGTTCTGCCGTCACTCGGCGAGAACGACATCGTCCTGGCAACCTGCCAGGAACTGGCGGGAGTCTTCCCGGACACGGCGGAGACGCTCGATGTGGCGCGTCTCAAGGGCAGCTCGATACTGGCCGACGCCTTGGCCGAATTGGTGCGCCGTCACCAGGCTCCTGACGGAAGCTTCACCGTGCTGATCGGACACGAATCGGTTTGCCTTCATGACGACGTTGTCGCCACAGCGCGAAACACCGCCGTGGCAACCGGGGTGGGACACAACCCCGCGCGACGGGTATTCAAAAAACTCCTGGTCGACGCCATCACCGACGCGCTGGAACGGAGCACGGGCGACATCCTGGAGCAGATCGACGCGGAGGTCACCCTGCTGACCGGCACAGACCTCGACCGGGTGGCGGCGGCCGACCTGCGCCGGCTCGGATACGACGCCGCGGCTGCCACGGGGCCGGCGGATGAGTTCGACGCGGACGCCGTCCGGGCCGCGCTGTTGGACGACGATCACGTCGACAGGGCGATCGAGGAACTCTGGCCGCGGCTGGTGCCCAGCGATCTCGTGCGAGCCCTGCTGACGAACCCTGACACCCTCGCCGAGCACCTGCCCCAATTGACCGACGACGAGCGGTCAAGCCTGCTGCGCCATGCGGACGACTCCTGGACCGATGCCGATGTGCCGCTGCTGGACGAAGCAGCGAGCCTGATCGACGGTCCACCGCAACGGACCTACGGACACGTGGTCGTCGACGAAGCACAGGAGCTGACCGCCATGCAGTGGCGGATGATCGTACGACGATGCCCGGGCAAGGCGATGACGCTGGTGGGCGACTTCGCCCAGGCGGGACCGGTCGCGACAGCACATGGCTGGACGGAGGCGCTGAGCCCTCATGTCGGCTCGCGGTTCAACCTCCATACCCTGACCATCAGTTACCGCACTACACAGGAGATCCTGGAGACCACCCGAGACCTTCTCGTACGGATTGCCCCGGATCAGACTCCGACACGGTCCCTGCGCCGTGGTGAGCCTCCTCGCACCGTGCCGACGCGGCCGGATGAGCTTGCCACCACCCTCGTCCAGGAGCTGCGGACTCAGACCGAGGCGTACCCCGGCGAGCTCATCGGTGTGATCTGCGCGGACACGAGGCTGCATCAGCTGACAGCCGCGGGTATCGCGGAGCATGCGCGCATCGTGCCGGCGTCCGATGCTCGCGGGCTGGAGTTCGACGAGGTCGTCGTCGTGAGTCCCGGCGAAATCAGCACGGCCCGGCCCGGCGGGGAGAAGGACCTGTACGTAGCCCTGACTCGGGCCACCAAGAGGCTCTGCACGATCAGTGTCCAACCCGTTTGA
- a CDS encoding oxygenase MpaB family protein, with product MKRFERLERIRRMDPYEDASEIYRLCAAYEFPWDFTRSLELALYRTYAVPSIGRLLAATAELTDRTQKRYDDTSLLLDAVVEHGFDSGEGRTAIRRINQMHRSYDISNDDMRYVLCTFVVMPKRWIDSYGWRRLSRHETVASTVHYRTLGRHMGIQDIPESYEEFETCLDAYEDAHFDWDEDARRVSDATLTLMASWYPRPLRPLLRTATLALLDDPLLRAFHYPPPNAATRALVRRAVRTRGRLVRLLPPRRAPHHARQNWEIKGYPNGYRLDELGTRPVPGLRGCPVRPTDQSATAGE from the coding sequence GTGAAGCGTTTCGAGCGACTCGAACGAATCCGGCGGATGGACCCGTACGAGGACGCGTCCGAGATCTACCGTCTCTGCGCGGCGTACGAGTTCCCCTGGGACTTCACCCGTTCCCTGGAACTTGCTCTGTACCGCACCTACGCCGTGCCCAGCATCGGCCGGCTCCTGGCCGCGACGGCCGAACTCACGGACCGTACGCAGAAACGCTACGACGACACCAGCCTGCTCCTGGACGCCGTCGTCGAGCACGGCTTCGACAGCGGAGAGGGCCGCACCGCGATACGTCGGATCAACCAGATGCACCGCAGCTACGACATCAGCAACGACGACATGCGCTACGTCCTGTGCACGTTCGTCGTCATGCCCAAGCGGTGGATCGACTCCTACGGATGGCGCAGGCTGTCCCGCCACGAGACGGTCGCCTCCACGGTCCACTACCGCACGCTGGGCCGGCACATGGGCATTCAGGACATCCCCGAGTCCTACGAGGAGTTCGAGACCTGCCTCGACGCCTACGAGGACGCCCACTTCGACTGGGACGAGGACGCGCGCCGTGTCTCGGACGCCACCCTCACCCTGATGGCCTCCTGGTACCCACGCCCACTGCGTCCCCTCTTACGCACGGCGACCCTCGCCCTGCTCGACGACCCGCTGCTGCGAGCCTTCCACTACCCTCCGCCGAACGCCGCCACCCGCGCCCTGGTACGCCGCGCCGTTCGGACCCGTGGACGGCTCGTCCGTCTCCTGCCACCACGCCGGGCACCGCACCACGCGCGCCAGAACTGGGAGATCAAGGGCTATCCGAACGGCTACCGGCTCGACGAACTGGGCACCCGCCCGGTGCCCGGACTGCGCGGCTGCCCGGTGCGCCCCACGGATCAGTCAGCCACCGCCGGCGAGTGA